One segment of Radiobacillus kanasensis DNA contains the following:
- the thrB gene encoding homoserine kinase produces MSWSIKVPASTSNLGAGFDSVGLALNLYLQLTVTPADTWKFVAKSDYLQGIPEGTENLVYKIAKQVGDRFEFPYLPSCRVEMTSNIPLARGLGSSATATIAGIELANQILGLDLTEEEKLQVATDIEGHPDNVAPSLMGGCVIGHYDQEVNWIKIPVEDVTFLAVIPSYELKTENARAVLPREFSYERSVHASSVANVSVAAICMKDWSLLGKMMKKDLFHQPYRKGLIRDYDTIQNFLDEQAYGVFLSGAGPTMIAIADPEHVERNIGTWKEKFPQFDWLPLQVENEGVQTTTLGSVST; encoded by the coding sequence ATGAGCTGGTCGATAAAAGTGCCTGCAAGTACATCTAATTTAGGTGCTGGATTTGATTCTGTGGGGCTTGCCTTAAACCTTTATTTACAATTAACGGTCACTCCAGCAGATACGTGGAAGTTCGTTGCCAAATCTGATTATTTACAAGGGATTCCAGAAGGTACAGAAAACTTGGTGTACAAAATAGCCAAGCAAGTTGGAGATCGTTTTGAATTCCCGTATCTTCCGAGCTGTCGTGTAGAAATGACGAGTAACATTCCATTAGCACGTGGCTTAGGAAGTAGCGCGACCGCGACGATTGCTGGAATTGAATTAGCCAATCAAATATTGGGCTTGGATTTAACAGAAGAGGAAAAACTACAGGTCGCTACGGATATCGAAGGACACCCGGATAACGTCGCACCTTCTCTTATGGGAGGATGCGTGATTGGCCATTATGACCAAGAAGTAAATTGGATTAAGATTCCGGTTGAAGATGTAACCTTCCTTGCCGTTATCCCAAGCTATGAGCTTAAAACGGAAAATGCTAGAGCAGTGCTCCCGAGAGAGTTTTCTTACGAGCGGAGTGTGCACGCGAGTAGTGTAGCCAATGTAAGTGTAGCAGCCATTTGTATGAAGGACTGGTCTCTATTAGGAAAAATGATGAAAAAAGATTTATTTCATCAACCGTATCGAAAAGGATTAATCCGAGATTATGATACGATACAAAACTTTTTAGACGAACAGGCATATGGGGTTTTTCTTTCTGGTGCAGGCCCAACGATGATCGCAATTGCGGATCCAGAACATGTGGAACGAAACATAGGAACATGGAAAGAAAAATTTCCCCAGTTTGATTGGCTTCCGTTACAGGTTGAAAATGAGGGAGTTCAAACAACGACATTAGGAAGTGTATCCACTTAA
- a CDS encoding YutD family protein: MVELAGKKYEVIENIKDGFQLDALENRYSDILSKYDFIVGDWGYEQLRLKGFYDDQNPKAAFDTKISTLDDYLYEYCNFGCAYFVMKRIDA; the protein is encoded by the coding sequence ATGGTTGAACTAGCTGGAAAAAAATACGAGGTTATCGAAAATATAAAAGATGGATTTCAATTAGATGCCTTGGAAAATAGGTATAGTGATATATTAAGTAAATACGATTTCATCGTGGGCGATTGGGGATACGAGCAACTTAGATTAAAAGGATTTTATGATGATCAAAATCCGAAAGCAGCCTTTGATACGAAAATTAGTACACTTGATGATTACCTGTATGAGTATTGTAACTTCGGCTGTGCCTATTTCGTCATGAAACGAATCGATGCGTAA
- a CDS encoding phosphatidylglycerophosphatase A family protein: MTLSEKKKSAVEIKARAWLEERGVTLDDIAELVHYLQAKYHDHLTKEECKFHVEKVLSKREVQNAILTGIQLDVLAEKKMLEQPLQSTIETDEGLYGVDEIIALSIVNVYGSIGFTNYGYIDKQKPGILEKLNDKSTGSCHTFLDDIVGAIAAAASSRLAHSSAHEEEMD; this comes from the coding sequence ATGACGTTGTCCGAAAAGAAGAAATCAGCGGTAGAAATAAAAGCAAGAGCATGGTTAGAAGAACGCGGTGTAACACTCGATGATATCGCCGAATTAGTTCATTACTTACAAGCTAAATACCATGACCATTTAACAAAAGAAGAATGTAAATTTCACGTAGAGAAAGTTTTATCAAAACGAGAAGTACAAAACGCCATTTTAACTGGCATTCAACTAGATGTTTTAGCAGAGAAAAAAATGCTGGAACAGCCCCTTCAGTCTACGATCGAAACAGATGAAGGATTATACGGTGTGGATGAAATTATCGCTTTATCCATCGTTAATGTTTATGGCTCCATTGGGTTTACTAACTACGGTTACATTGACAAACAAAAACCTGGTATCCTCGAAAAACTAAATGATAAATCCACTGGTAGCTGTCATACGTTCTTAGATGATATTGTCGGGGCCATAGCAGCGGCAGCTTCTAGTCGGTTGGCACACAGTTCAGCACACGAAGAAGAAATGGATTAA
- a CDS encoding DUF86 domain-containing protein — protein MYFVDRDQIERTLLYVDGLLQELFDHSYDSFLEKLSLERMIHMTIEAMLDVGNMMIDGFIMRDPGSFHDIIDILVDERVLPEEESDRYKEIVDLRIPLVKEYLSIDHNQLFDVMNKNRDVLGQFSTRIRTYLDQELGVANAFSK, from the coding sequence ATGTATTTTGTAGACCGAGATCAAATTGAAAGAACGTTATTATATGTGGATGGACTTCTTCAGGAGCTTTTCGACCATTCCTATGACTCCTTTTTAGAAAAATTAAGCTTAGAACGTATGATACATATGACTATTGAGGCTATGCTTGATGTTGGAAATATGATGATTGATGGATTTATTATGAGGGACCCTGGAAGTTTTCATGATATTATTGATATTTTAGTGGATGAAAGAGTGTTACCGGAGGAAGAGTCCGATCGCTACAAAGAAATCGTCGATCTTCGTATCCCACTTGTCAAAGAATACTTAAGCATTGATCATAATCAGCTATTCGATGTCATGAATAAGAATAGAGACGTACTAGGGCAATTTAGTACGAGAATCCGCACCTATTTAGATCAAGAATTAGGCGTGGCTAATGCATTTTCTAAATAG
- a CDS encoding RNA degradosome polyphosphate kinase has protein sequence MKSMTLIQNIENKLDNPLYYNNRELSWLAFNERVLEEAFDERNPLLERLKFLAIFASNLDEFFMVRVAGLKDQVKAGFNKTDNKSGLTPKQQLAKIAENNHELVKMQYDMYHALQTDLREESISILPMETLTEEVLKELENYFEEHIFPVLTPMAIDAYRPFPMLLNKSINIAVVLQDKVFLEETEPKTAIVQVPSLIDRYIQIGSFQYVLVEDLICYFIHKFFKGYQVQSVTEFRITRNADMTIHEEGARDLLKEIEKELKKRKWGAAVRLEVRKERADPEVVRFLLSVLEIHRNDLYEIDGPLDLTYLFRFYGDMEKEKDHLVYPSLMPQPPQDLVDDENVFVAAKERDLFLHHPYESFEPVMELVSEAADDPDVLAIKQTLYRVSGDSPIIAGLKRAAENGKQVTVLVELKARFDEEKNVQWAKELEKAGCLVIYGMNYLKTHSKITLVVRKTNGKIERFVHLGTGNYNDQTANFYTDMGVITTKRKFGIDATNFFNYLSGYTEKPNYHHLSMAPFDIRSDLVDLIEEEIKFQKMHGNGHIVMKMNSLTDKELIMKLYEASQAGVKIDLIVRGICCLKPGIKGISDNIQVISIVGRFLEHSRIYFFHHNGEEKICLSSADLMTRNMVKRVELMFPIYESSIKVRIKKVLEVMLNDTMKARMQASDGTYHYTLPKPEEEPKESQLLLFNMAYQLLEDEE, from the coding sequence ATGAAATCCATGACTCTTATTCAAAACATAGAGAATAAATTAGATAATCCTCTCTATTACAACAACCGTGAATTGAGTTGGTTAGCATTTAATGAACGGGTATTGGAAGAAGCATTCGATGAACGAAACCCCCTGCTTGAACGATTGAAATTTTTAGCCATTTTCGCCTCAAATTTGGATGAGTTTTTTATGGTTCGTGTTGCTGGATTAAAAGACCAAGTCAAAGCTGGATTTAACAAGACCGATAACAAATCCGGCTTAACACCAAAGCAACAATTAGCCAAAATTGCCGAGAACAACCATGAGTTAGTGAAAATGCAGTATGACATGTATCATGCTTTGCAAACGGATTTGCGCGAGGAATCTATTTCTATTTTACCGATGGAGACATTAACCGAAGAAGTCTTAAAAGAATTAGAAAATTACTTTGAGGAACATATCTTTCCAGTTCTCACACCAATGGCGATTGATGCCTACCGCCCCTTCCCAATGTTGCTTAATAAATCCATAAATATTGCTGTAGTTCTTCAAGATAAGGTGTTCTTAGAGGAGACTGAACCAAAAACCGCTATTGTTCAAGTCCCTTCTTTAATAGATCGTTATATACAAATTGGTAGCTTTCAGTACGTCCTCGTTGAAGATCTGATTTGTTATTTTATTCATAAATTTTTTAAAGGATACCAAGTTCAATCCGTGACGGAATTTCGAATAACGAGGAACGCCGACATGACGATCCATGAAGAAGGAGCTCGTGATCTTTTAAAGGAAATTGAGAAGGAATTGAAAAAAAGAAAATGGGGTGCTGCTGTTCGACTGGAAGTAAGAAAAGAACGAGCCGACCCGGAAGTCGTTCGATTTTTACTCTCTGTTCTGGAAATTCATAGAAATGATTTGTATGAGATTGACGGACCGCTAGACCTTACTTATTTATTCCGTTTTTATGGTGATATGGAAAAAGAAAAGGATCATTTAGTCTATCCTTCTTTAATGCCACAGCCCCCTCAGGATCTGGTAGACGACGAAAATGTGTTTGTAGCTGCTAAAGAACGGGATCTGTTTCTTCATCACCCTTATGAATCGTTTGAACCTGTAATGGAATTAGTTTCCGAGGCTGCAGATGATCCAGATGTACTAGCCATCAAGCAAACTTTATACCGTGTAAGCGGTGATTCACCTATCATAGCTGGATTAAAGCGTGCTGCGGAAAACGGCAAACAAGTTACTGTCCTCGTAGAATTAAAAGCCCGATTTGATGAAGAAAAAAATGTGCAATGGGCCAAGGAATTAGAAAAGGCTGGATGTCTCGTTATTTATGGAATGAACTACCTTAAAACCCATAGTAAAATCACACTCGTTGTAAGAAAAACAAATGGCAAAATAGAAAGATTTGTTCATTTAGGAACTGGAAATTACAACGACCAAACAGCCAATTTTTATACGGATATGGGAGTAATTACGACCAAACGGAAATTTGGTATTGATGCAACGAACTTCTTTAACTACTTAAGTGGGTACACGGAAAAGCCTAATTACCATCATTTATCTATGGCTCCATTTGATATCCGTAGTGATTTAGTGGATTTAATTGAGGAAGAAATTAAATTTCAAAAGATGCACGGAAACGGGCATATCGTTATGAAAATGAATTCCTTAACGGACAAGGAATTGATTATGAAGCTATACGAAGCTTCCCAAGCTGGTGTCAAGATTGACTTAATCGTTCGTGGTATTTGTTGTTTGAAACCTGGAATAAAAGGTATTTCCGACAATATTCAAGTCATTAGTATTGTTGGACGGTTTCTGGAACATAGTCGCATTTATTTCTTCCATCACAACGGGGAAGAAAAAATCTGCCTTTCATCGGCTGACTTAATGACACGTAATATGGTTAAACGAGTAGAGTTAATGTTTCCGATTTATGAGAGCTCTATCAAAGTTAGGATTAAAAAAGTGTTAGAAGTCATGTTGAATGATACGATGAAGGCAAGAATGCAAGCGAGTGATGGGACGTATCACTATACTCTTCCGAAACCAGAAGAGGAACCGAAGGAAAGCCAACTCCTATTATTTAATATGGCTTATCAGTTGTTAGAGGATGAGGAATAA
- a CDS encoding TIGR01457 family HAD-type hydrolase — protein sequence MKEYKGYLVDLDGTMYRGSEKIEAASDFVKTLKNRNMPYLFLTNNSSATPEKVAEKLIQMDIPTVPEQVVTSSMATAAYIQQQKKDATVYVIGEEGLTDAIKKSGLTITDSQADYVVVGIDREISYEKLAKGCLMVRDGAKFLSTNADVAIPIERGLLPGNGSLTSVITVSTGVQPVFIGKPEPIIMEYAIEKMGLDKEETMMVGDNYQTDILAGIRAGIDTLMVFTGITSEADLMQEMTQPTYQVHSLMDWLPNIR from the coding sequence TTGAAAGAGTATAAGGGGTACCTTGTTGATTTAGATGGAACCATGTATCGTGGTTCTGAAAAAATAGAGGCGGCTTCAGACTTTGTAAAAACATTAAAAAATAGGAACATGCCTTATTTATTTTTGACAAATAATTCTTCGGCAACACCAGAGAAGGTAGCTGAGAAGTTAATTCAAATGGACATCCCAACCGTTCCTGAGCAAGTCGTTACGTCCAGTATGGCAACAGCTGCCTATATTCAACAGCAAAAAAAAGATGCTACTGTGTATGTCATAGGAGAAGAAGGATTAACAGATGCTATAAAAAAGTCAGGGTTAACGATAACCGATTCTCAAGCGGATTATGTCGTCGTGGGAATTGACCGGGAAATTAGTTATGAAAAGCTTGCAAAAGGCTGCTTAATGGTAAGAGATGGGGCTAAATTTCTCTCTACAAATGCAGATGTAGCCATTCCTATAGAAAGAGGGTTATTACCGGGAAATGGATCTTTAACTTCTGTCATTACGGTTAGTACGGGGGTGCAGCCTGTTTTTATCGGGAAACCAGAACCGATTATTATGGAGTATGCGATTGAAAAGATGGGTCTGGATAAAGAAGAGACGATGATGGTCGGGGATAATTACCAGACAGATATTTTAGCTGGAATCCGTGCGGGGATCGATACGCTAATGGTTTTTACTGGCATTACCTCTGAAGCGGATCTTATGCAGGAAATGACGCAGCCAACCTATCAAGTCCATTCTTTAATGGACTGGTTACCGAATATTAGATAA
- a CDS encoding SAV0927 family protein: MDKFLEDKQIQIPARKVSIKGRYHRYDLLIVEEEDGKKIVLDLNGGRFSHMEIADIDKEGFIEHALQLTEIEADELKPYLKEIIS, from the coding sequence ATGGACAAATTTTTAGAGGATAAACAGATACAGATACCCGCGCGAAAGGTGAGCATTAAAGGAAGGTACCACCGTTATGATCTTCTTATTGTAGAAGAAGAGGACGGTAAAAAAATCGTTTTAGATTTAAACGGTGGTCGTTTTAGCCATATGGAGATAGCAGATATAGATAAGGAAGGTTTCATTGAGCATGCCCTTCAATTAACGGAAATAGAAGCAGATGAATTAAAGCCTTACTTGAAAGAAATTATCTCATAG
- a CDS encoding homoserine dehydrogenase — protein MTKTIHVGLCGLGTVGSGVVKILQNHREQIKYKLGCEVSIKKILVNDLHKKRAIDLNGSELTADPNAIVQDPDIDIIIEVMGGVEKTYALMKEAILHHKHVITANKDVMALYGQELLPLAKERKVDVFYEASVAGGIPILRSLSDGLASDKIQKMMGIVNGTTNFILTKMTDEQLAFEPVLAEAQRLGYAEADPTSDVDGLDAARKMTLLANLAFKTTIQLDDVHVKGITSISQEDLTFAGKLGYTIKLIGIAAINADGKVEVSVEPTLLPNEHPLAQVKNEYNAVYVHGEAVGETMFYGPGAGGLPTATAVVSDLMEAVKNLRLGISGHSYVTPQYEKKLKSDKEKFMKYFIRMEVDDTAGTFQKLTNVFTDEQVSFAKILQLPSDREQTAEIVMVTHSVSKEQLRKSLEQITELSVVKKVISYYRVDGEE, from the coding sequence TTGACAAAGACCATTCATGTAGGGTTATGTGGCTTAGGTACAGTTGGTTCGGGAGTAGTTAAAATCCTGCAAAATCATCGAGAACAAATTAAATATAAGCTAGGTTGCGAGGTTTCTATTAAAAAAATTTTAGTGAACGATCTTCATAAAAAAAGAGCTATTGATTTAAATGGGAGTGAGTTAACGGCAGACCCGAATGCAATCGTTCAGGATCCCGATATTGATATCATTATTGAAGTGATGGGCGGAGTCGAGAAAACGTATGCTTTAATGAAAGAAGCGATTCTCCACCATAAACATGTCATCACGGCTAACAAGGATGTCATGGCTCTTTATGGACAGGAGTTACTTCCATTAGCGAAAGAAAGAAAGGTAGACGTATTCTATGAAGCTAGTGTTGCAGGTGGGATCCCTATTTTGCGATCCTTATCAGACGGATTAGCTTCGGATAAAATTCAAAAAATGATGGGAATCGTTAATGGAACGACGAACTTCATTTTAACGAAAATGACGGATGAACAGCTCGCTTTTGAACCGGTTTTAGCGGAAGCGCAACGATTGGGGTATGCGGAAGCGGACCCTACTTCAGATGTAGACGGATTGGATGCAGCACGGAAGATGACCTTGCTTGCTAATCTTGCTTTTAAAACAACGATTCAATTGGACGATGTTCATGTGAAAGGAATTACTTCTATCAGTCAGGAGGATTTGACCTTTGCTGGTAAACTGGGTTACACGATCAAATTAATCGGAATTGCGGCAATCAATGCGGATGGAAAGGTAGAAGTAAGTGTAGAACCAACCTTACTACCGAATGAGCACCCGCTTGCTCAAGTAAAGAATGAATATAATGCTGTGTATGTGCATGGGGAAGCGGTTGGAGAAACGATGTTTTATGGTCCGGGTGCAGGTGGACTTCCAACGGCAACTGCTGTTGTATCGGATTTAATGGAAGCAGTTAAAAATTTGCGTTTAGGGATCAGCGGACATTCCTATGTTACTCCGCAATATGAAAAGAAATTAAAATCAGACAAAGAAAAATTTATGAAATATTTTATTCGGATGGAAGTAGATGATACAGCTGGAACCTTCCAAAAGCTCACGAATGTATTTACAGATGAACAAGTAAGCTTTGCGAAAATTTTACAGCTTCCCAGTGATAGGGAACAGACAGCCGAAATTGTGATGGTAACGCATAGTGTAAGTAAGGAACAGTTACGAAAAAGTCTAGAACAAATTACGGAGCTGTCTGTTGTTAAGAAAGTGATCAGCTATTACCGTGTGGATGGGGAGGAATAA
- a CDS encoding YhcN/YlaJ family sporulation lipoprotein, giving the protein MKLKMFVFSILFGGIVLTGCGTSENAENPDRTLNGDGSLNEFQQPTQLDPEQEMSSQLGYVRYNKAELDMDEENNNVVRMDRKQYADTISRLILRNDGFEEVATLVTDDEVLIAYSQPDEVDREKAASIARQTAYSVIPRFFHVYVSDKPVSFRDIQSLQNSSTLSDDYDKTLESIIEDMKQAPQGEEYINKNQNKDDKEHEQYE; this is encoded by the coding sequence TTGAAACTGAAAATGTTTGTCTTTTCCATACTTTTTGGGGGGATCGTTTTAACAGGTTGTGGAACTTCAGAGAATGCAGAAAATCCAGACAGAACCTTAAACGGTGATGGATCCTTAAATGAATTTCAACAACCTACTCAATTAGATCCGGAACAAGAAATGTCTTCACAGCTTGGTTATGTTCGCTATAACAAAGCGGAGCTTGATATGGATGAAGAAAACAATAATGTAGTCCGAATGGACCGCAAACAATATGCGGATACGATCTCACGACTAATTCTTCGGAATGATGGGTTTGAAGAAGTTGCCACACTTGTTACGGATGACGAAGTGTTAATTGCCTATAGCCAGCCCGACGAAGTTGATCGTGAAAAAGCAGCATCTATTGCTCGCCAAACGGCCTATTCGGTTATCCCTAGATTTTTCCACGTTTACGTGTCAGATAAGCCGGTATCCTTTCGGGATATCCAAAGCTTACAAAATTCCTCGACCTTAAGCGATGATTATGATAAAACGCTTGAAAGCATTATTGAAGACATGAAACAGGCCCCTCAGGGAGAAGAGTATATCAATAAAAACCAAAACAAAGACGATAAGGAACATGAGCAATACGAATAG
- a CDS encoding 2-hydroxyacid dehydrogenase, whose translation MSKPYVYITRQVPEQLVEPYREIANIGMWKHDDLPVDQETLEKEMAEADGIVTMLSDKVNEEILQKAKRLKVIANLAVGYDNLDLKVIENRGIVATNTPDVLTEATADLTFALLLATGRRLIEADQFVRQGKWKQWSPFLLAGSEMNQKNIGIVGMGRIGEAVARRAKGFGMEILYHNRTKKEEAEKELAAQFCSFEELLEKSDFVVCLTPLTDETKGLFNKDAFERMKQTAIFINVSRGAVVDEEALYDALVSGQIRAAGLDVFQQEPVDPNHPLLSLNQVVCLPHIGSASEETREAMIKLCLDNVTSVLQGKPPVTPIR comes from the coding sequence GTGAGCAAGCCATATGTGTATATTACAAGACAAGTACCAGAACAACTTGTGGAACCATACCGAGAAATAGCAAATATAGGAATGTGGAAACATGATGACCTGCCAGTAGATCAAGAAACATTAGAAAAGGAAATGGCTGAGGCAGATGGTATCGTTACGATGTTATCCGATAAAGTCAATGAGGAGATTTTGCAAAAGGCTAAACGGTTAAAAGTAATAGCTAACTTAGCAGTCGGATATGATAACCTTGACCTAAAAGTTATCGAAAATAGAGGGATTGTTGCAACGAATACGCCAGATGTATTAACAGAAGCAACTGCTGATTTAACCTTTGCTTTATTGCTTGCAACTGGAAGAAGATTGATAGAAGCAGATCAGTTTGTTCGGCAAGGGAAGTGGAAGCAGTGGTCGCCTTTCTTGTTGGCAGGAAGTGAAATGAATCAAAAAAATATTGGAATTGTCGGAATGGGACGAATTGGCGAAGCGGTCGCAAGAAGAGCAAAGGGCTTCGGTATGGAGATCCTTTATCATAACCGTACGAAGAAGGAAGAAGCAGAGAAAGAACTTGCTGCCCAGTTCTGTTCGTTCGAGGAACTGCTTGAAAAGTCCGATTTTGTAGTATGCTTAACGCCATTAACGGACGAAACAAAAGGGTTGTTTAATAAAGATGCTTTTGAAAGAATGAAACAAACAGCTATCTTTATTAATGTATCACGTGGTGCAGTGGTCGATGAAGAAGCACTTTATGACGCGCTTGTTTCTGGACAGATTCGGGCAGCAGGGCTAGACGTCTTTCAACAAGAGCCGGTAGATCCAAATCATCCACTGTTAAGCTTAAATCAAGTGGTTTGTCTACCGCATATTGGATCTGCAAGTGAAGAAACACGAGAAGCGATGATTAAACTTTGTCTCGACAACGTAACGAGTGTGTTACAAGGAAAGCCACCCGTTACTCCTATACGATGA
- a CDS encoding cytosolic protein, which translates to MSKKDEDKYSDFENVERMRNYLIPEQMPEGPYGSPINKDEPVQNKSTPWREGQRYYSAFNYPDKDQHDNIPRRVSPYHPLHDEPENHQEDPNA; encoded by the coding sequence ATGAGTAAAAAAGATGAAGATAAGTACTCCGATTTCGAAAACGTGGAAAGAATGCGAAATTATCTTATACCTGAACAAATGCCGGAAGGGCCATATGGTTCCCCGATAAATAAAGATGAACCTGTCCAAAACAAAAGCACACCGTGGAGAGAAGGACAACGTTACTATAGTGCCTTTAATTATCCCGATAAAGATCAGCATGATAATATACCGAGAAGGGTATCCCCTTACCACCCGCTTCATGATGAGCCTGAAAACCATCAAGAAGACCCTAATGCTTGA
- the yutH gene encoding spore coat putative kinase YutH translates to MEHILSQYVDGFDGQKTTINGYDGYKKGIDTYFIIPNENNEEVLLEQKALSDFMLVHGVDHFTTPIFSKSGYLLTLHQKKEYMVCCGRPLQGHRPEHPGTLLAHFHHLGSQYPYEPVLISSYGQWASLWTEKLAAFERIYSKQWAERPVTKFQRLFVDTFPYLIGLTENALQYLEETEKDWRYHEADRGTVCFQRYEHQLEQSVIWPHDIVYDHPARDIAEYIRPYFLQEEDDCFQLLRVFIQEYEQVKQLSIFSWRLIYARLLLPIHLFDCLEEGFSYKDTEPVYQSYHSLLMKSRVYESNLKRFFQEMGLSKEETNIPSIDW, encoded by the coding sequence ATGGAGCATATATTATCTCAATATGTAGATGGTTTTGATGGGCAAAAGACAACCATAAATGGATATGATGGTTATAAAAAAGGAATTGATACCTATTTTATCATTCCTAATGAAAACAATGAAGAGGTACTTTTGGAGCAGAAAGCATTATCAGATTTTATGCTCGTGCATGGCGTAGACCATTTTACTACACCTATTTTCAGTAAGAGTGGATATCTATTAACTCTTCATCAAAAGAAAGAGTATATGGTTTGCTGTGGAAGACCGTTACAGGGACATCGACCTGAGCACCCGGGCACTCTATTAGCACATTTTCATCATTTAGGTAGTCAGTACCCTTATGAACCGGTTTTGATTTCTAGCTACGGACAATGGGCGTCCCTGTGGACGGAAAAGCTTGCTGCTTTTGAACGTATCTATTCGAAACAGTGGGCGGAAAGACCTGTCACGAAATTCCAACGTTTATTTGTAGATACGTTCCCTTATTTGATTGGTTTAACAGAAAATGCGTTACAATATTTAGAAGAGACGGAAAAAGACTGGCGGTACCATGAGGCAGATCGTGGAACAGTTTGTTTTCAACGATATGAACATCAATTAGAGCAAAGTGTTATCTGGCCACATGACATCGTTTATGACCATCCAGCGAGAGATATTGCAGAATACATACGACCGTATTTCTTACAAGAAGAGGACGATTGTTTTCAACTTTTACGTGTCTTTATCCAGGAGTACGAACAGGTGAAACAGCTGTCGATTTTTAGTTGGCGTTTAATTTATGCCCGTTTATTATTGCCCATCCATTTATTTGATTGTTTAGAGGAAGGGTTTTCATATAAGGATACCGAACCTGTTTATCAGTCATATCATTCTCTATTAATGAAATCTAGAGTTTACGAAAGTAACTTGAAAAGATTTTTTCAAGAAATGGGACTATCAAAAGAAGAAACAAATATTCCAAGCATTGATTGGTAA
- the thrC gene encoding threonine synthase, protein MAWKGLLSEYEALLPISEKTPKISLLEGNTPLIKLEKLSEKHGINVYAKVEGANPTGSFKDRGMVMAIAKAVEEGAKAVICASTGNTSASAAAFAARAGLKCFIVIPDGKIAQGKLAQAVMHGAEIFSIEGNFDDALKMVRKLAETGHVTLVNSVNPYRIEGQKTAAFEVCDTLGHAPDYLFIPVGNAGNITAYWKGFKEYHEKKGFSLPKMMGYEASGAAAIVHDRVFENPETVGTAIRIGNPASWKQAVAARDESNGLIDEITDDEMIEAYQWLAANEGIFAEPASCSSIAGLLKAIRNNQVERGATVVTVLTGNGLKDPNTAIEYSDFQPRVLPNDEKQVIDKILESVLV, encoded by the coding sequence ATGGCCTGGAAAGGTTTATTATCAGAATACGAAGCTTTATTACCAATATCAGAAAAAACACCAAAGATTAGCTTACTTGAGGGAAATACTCCTCTAATTAAATTAGAGAAATTGTCTGAAAAGCACGGTATAAATGTGTATGCAAAGGTTGAGGGGGCGAATCCAACAGGTTCGTTCAAGGATCGAGGTATGGTGATGGCCATCGCAAAAGCGGTGGAAGAAGGAGCAAAAGCAGTTATCTGTGCTTCAACGGGAAACACGTCTGCTTCAGCTGCCGCATTTGCAGCTCGAGCTGGCTTAAAATGTTTTATCGTCATACCAGATGGCAAGATTGCCCAAGGTAAATTAGCTCAAGCTGTCATGCACGGTGCTGAAATTTTTTCTATCGAAGGAAACTTTGATGATGCTTTAAAAATGGTTCGAAAACTGGCGGAAACAGGTCATGTTACGTTAGTAAACTCTGTTAATCCATATCGGATCGAGGGGCAAAAAACAGCTGCTTTTGAAGTGTGTGATACCCTTGGGCATGCACCAGACTATTTATTCATTCCTGTTGGAAATGCAGGTAACATAACAGCCTATTGGAAAGGGTTCAAAGAGTATCACGAGAAGAAAGGATTCTCTCTCCCTAAAATGATGGGATACGAGGCAAGTGGAGCTGCAGCAATTGTTCATGATCGAGTCTTTGAAAATCCGGAAACTGTCGGTACTGCAATTCGAATTGGAAACCCAGCTAGCTGGAAACAAGCTGTAGCGGCACGTGATGAATCAAATGGATTAATTGATGAAATTACCGATGATGAAATGATTGAGGCTTACCAATGGTTAGCAGCAAATGAAGGTATTTTTGCTGAACCGGCATCTTGTTCTTCTATTGCAGGCTTGTTAAAAGCTATCCGAAACAATCAAGTGGAAAGAGGTGCTACCGTTGTAACCGTGTTAACAGGAAATGGATTAAAAGATCCTAATACGGCGATTGAATATAGTGACTTCCAGCCACGCGTATTACCGAACGATGAGAAGCAAGTGATTGATAAGATATTGGAAAGTGTTCTCGTATGA